The region CGCGCAGACCAACAGCTACAAGCTGATCAGCACCCTGCAGGACGCCCTCACCTCGGCCACCGTCATCAAGAAGGGCGATGTGGTCGGCCAGATCGACGATGGGCTCGGCGGCACCACGCCGGTCGTCGCCACCAAGGAGCTGAAGGCGGTCGGCTGGTCCGGTCTGGGGGTCGACATCAAGATCGGTGACGGCGGTAAGAAGGTGCCGCACTCCGCCAAGGCGGGCACGGTCGTCGGCGAGGTGACCGTGGGCACGGGCCCCGGACAGCTCACGGCGCCGGTGGCCCTGCAGGGTGACCTGCCCGAGCCGTCGTTCGGCGCGAAACTGACCCGTATCGGCTGACCCAGCGGGGAAGTGGGCTAAGGGGACGAGCGAAGCGGCCCCGGCGCGAAACGCCGCCGGGGCCCGACGCGGTTCGGGGCCGCCCGAGCGTGCTAGCGTCGGTGGGTCCCCGGCCTGGACCCGCCGCATGCGAACCGGAGTGATCCGGTGCGGGGTTGAGGACGAGGGGGCAGACCTCGGGGGAAGACGGGGAGAGCCGCAGTGACCACCGTGGATCCGACACGGGCCGATGAAAGCGGGGGCTCGGAGGAGAGCACCGCCGCACGAATACGCGTACCCACGCAGCGCTGGTCGGCCGAGCCGACGGGCCCGGCCGAGGCGGAGCGTGAGAGCGGCCGGACCGCTTCCGGCGGGCTGCTCCAGCGCGCCCGGACGGCGCTGCGCCATCCTGTATGCGCCTCGCTTGCCGCCGCCGCGCTGCTGCATCTGCTGTGGGTGGCGCTGCTGGCGAACAGCGGCGGTGACCTCGCCGCGCAGGACGCCTGGGCGGAGTTCGCCCTCCAGCACCCGGATTCGGCGTACAACCTGGCCTGGTACGGCGGGATGCACCCGGTCTCGTACAGCGTCATCTCGCCCTATCTGATGGCGGTCCTCGGCGTCCGCTCGACGATGGTGGTCGCGGGGACGCTGTCCGCCGGGCTGCTCGCGCTGCTGCTGGTGCGCAGCCGTGTCGTGCGGCGGCCGTTGTGGCCCGCCCTCTACGGCGCGTTCGCGCTGACCTGCAACGCCATCTCGGGCCGGGTGACCTTCGGGCTCGGCGCGATGTTCGGGCTCGCGGCGGTGGCCGTGATCTTCGCCTGGCCGCGCAGATGGCGGTCCCGGCACTGGCACCACAAGACCGGACGGTTCGTACTGGCCGCTCTGCTGGCCGCGCTGTCGACCATGTCCAGCCCGGTGGCCGGCCTGTTCGTGGGTGTCGTGGCCGCCGGTCTGTGGCTGACCAGGCGGCGCCCCGCCGCGTACGCGCTCGGGGTCACGCCCGCGCTGGTGGTCGGCCTGTCGGCGTGGCTGTTCCCGTTCTCCGGTGAGCAGCCGATGACCATCGGGTCGGTGATCCTGCCGTTCATCACCGGTGCCGCCGTGCTGATGTGCGTGCCGCGCACATGGTCGACGGTGCGGGTCGGGGCGGGGCTCTACTGCCTCGGGGTGGTGCTCACCTGGGTGATCCCCTCCCAGATCG is a window of Streptomyces violaceusniger Tu 4113 DNA encoding:
- a CDS encoding MFS transporter; translation: MTTVDPTRADESGGSEESTAARIRVPTQRWSAEPTGPAEAERESGRTASGGLLQRARTALRHPVCASLAAAALLHLLWVALLANSGGDLAAQDAWAEFALQHPDSAYNLAWYGGMHPVSYSVISPYLMAVLGVRSTMVVAGTLSAGLLALLLVRSRVVRRPLWPALYGAFALTCNAISGRVTFGLGAMFGLAAVAVIFAWPRRWRSRHWHHKTGRFVLAALLAALSTMSSPVAGLFVGVVAAGLWLTRRRPAAYALGVTPALVVGLSAWLFPFSGEQPMTIGSVILPFITGAAVLMCVPRTWSTVRVGAGLYCLGVVLTWVIPSQIGTNISRLGMIFGGVVLIAAMPALRKPPRAELRSTPAGRRWTALVLALATVTIWQGVKTADDVIHTTPSASWARELAPLVDRLKQEKADRGRVEVVPVRSHRESSALAPYVNLARGWNRQRDIDRNPIFYGDDTLTSASYHEWLKRWAVHYVVLPADAPDTAAEQEAKLLGTELPYLRQVWSDANWKLYEVKDPTQIADPPATVQRAGADQLVLSVRSKGPVLIRIPYSPWLGLMDDDGHSVRAPKGEDDQLPVNREGCLTKQTEGGEEGQPEDEWTVLHAPRPGVYRITGKYQLPRGTPCPDEMVP